TCGTTCGACCCGTCGTGGCAGCCGCCGAGCGGCTCGGCCCGCGCCTCGCTCGCGTTCCGGTGTGACTCACCGGCGGAGGTCGACGAGACGTATGCGCGGATGACGAAGGACGGGCACACCGGGCACCTCGCGCCATTCGCCGCTTTCTGGGGCCAGCGCTATGCGACCCTGACCGACCCCGACGGCAACGCGGTCGACCTTTTCGCCGCGCTCGGCTGAAGCAGGTCGCCGAGCGGCACGCCGGCCAGGTCGCGCACGTCACGCGACAGGTGCGGCTGGTCGGCGTAGCCGGCCTCGGCGGCCGCCAGAGCTGCCGGCACCCCCGATCGCAGCAGCGCGAGCGCGCGGCGCAGCCGCAGGATGCGGGCCAGCGTCTTGGGGCCGTAGCCGAACAGGTCGCGGCTGGCCCGGTGCAGGTGCCGGGCGCTGAGCCCGATGGTCGCCGCGGTCTGCGCCACCGTCGCGCCGCCGGCCAGCCGGCTGGCGACCACGCGGGCCCGCGGGTCGGGGCCGCCGGCCGCGCGCAGCCGCGCGTCGGCGACCCGGTCGAGCAGGTCGCCGCCGCCACCGCCGGCCATGCCGTCGTCGATCTCGCGGACGGTCGCGGCCGGCCAGAGCGCGTCGAGCGGCACCCGCTGGTCGGTGAGCTCGGCCGCGGGCACGCCGAAGACGGCCGGGCCGGTGCCGGGCGGGAAGCGCAGGCCGACGATCACCTCGCCGGCGCTGAGCTCGGCCAGGTCGGCGGTGGTGTCGGGGCCGGCGATCAGCAGCCCGGTGCGGCTCGACCAGATCAGGTCGGTGCAGCCGTCGGGCAGGATGCGCGCCTGCGCCGGGCCGGTCATCCTCCGTTGCCAGACGACCGCGCCGGGGATGCGGGTGGCGGCCGACTCCTGCACGCTCATGCCGGTCAGCGTCCCACCCGGGTATGACAGGTCACGGGTCCTGCTCGGACCACTCGCCGGCGCCGGCCTCGCGCGCGTTGCCCGGCCCGCCCGGCCGTCCCGGCCCGCCCGGCCCTCCCGGGCCGCCCGGGCCGACCGCCTCGCCCGGCTCGCCCGCCTCGCCGAAGCCGAGCGCGATCCCGATGGCCAGGCCGATGCCGATGCCGATCGCGATGCCGATGGCCATGTTGTCGAACACGAACATCCCGAGCACGACGCCGATCACCACGCCGCACGCGATACCTGCTGTCACGCTCCGACGGGCCACGGCCACTCCCCTCCGTCGATATCCCGCACGGGTGCGATACCCGGCTGGCGTAACCGGCAAACCGGGCGGGCGCGCGGCGTCATCCGGGCGGGAGTTGTCCGGTTTCCGGGTCGTCGTCGGTGAACAGCGGCAGCCGTACGGTGAAAACGGTCTGTCCTGGCTCGCTGTCGACGGTGACCGTGCCGCGGTGCGCGTCGACGACGGCGGCCACGATCGCCAGACCCAGCCCGGTGCTGCCGGCCGCGCGGGACCGCGACGAGTCGCCGCGGGCGAACCGCTCGAACACCTCGCGCTGCTGGTCGGCCGGGATGCCCGGGCCGTCGTCGGCGACGACGAGCACCGCCGACCCGGCGTCGGTGGTCAGCGAGGTGACGACGATGCTGCCCGGTGGCGTGTGGGTGCGGGCGTTGGCCAGCAGGTTGGCGAGCACCTGGTGCAGCCGCAGCGCGTCGCCGTCGACCAGGACCGCCTCGGGCGGCAGGTCGAGCCGCCAGTGGTGGTCGGGCCCGGCCACGTGCGCGTCGCCAACCGCGTCGACCACCATCGCGGTCAGGTCGACGGCACCCGCGGCGAGCGGGCGGCCGGCGTCGAGACGGGCCAGCAGCAGCAGGTCTTCGACCAGCGTGGTCATCCGCGCGCTCTCGGATTCGACCCGGCGGATCGCGTGCAGCACGTCGGCCGGCACCGGCTCGCGGTTGCGGCGGGTCAACTCGGCGTAGCCACGGATGGCGGCGAGCGGGGTGCGCAACTCGTGACTGGCGTCGGCGACGAACTGGCGTACCCGGGTCTCACTGGCATGCCGGGCGGCGAGCGCGTCGCTGACGTGGGTGAGCATCCGGTTGAGCGCGGCACCGACCCGGCCGACCTCGGTGTCCGGATCGGTGTCGGCCGCCGGCACCCGGACCGACAGCGCGACCTCGCCGCGATCCAGCGGCAGCTCGCTGACCTGGGCGGCGGTGGCGG
This genomic interval from Asanoa ferruginea contains the following:
- a CDS encoding VOC family protein codes for the protein MTLRIDLFGLVVADMERSLAFYRALGLDIPAEADKEPHAEVTLPGGLRLAFDTVETIRSFDPSWQPPSGSARASLAFRCDSPAEVDETYARMTKDGHTGHLAPFAAFWGQRYATLTDPDGNAVDLFAALG
- a CDS encoding helix-turn-helix domain-containing protein, which produces MSVQESAATRIPGAVVWQRRMTGPAQARILPDGCTDLIWSSRTGLLIAGPDTTADLAELSAGEVIVGLRFPPGTGPAVFGVPAAELTDQRVPLDALWPAATVREIDDGMAGGGGGDLLDRVADARLRAAGGPDPRARVVASRLAGGATVAQTAATIGLSARHLHRASRDLFGYGPKTLARILRLRRALALLRSGVPAALAAAEAGYADQPHLSRDVRDLAGVPLGDLLQPSAAKRSTALPSGSVRVA
- a CDS encoding sensor histidine kinase, with the translated sequence MIALLTLVLISTGAITTVALRRSLVGQVDRQLAASQLRAGLPPAGAHPDNGDPDRGDGNPAAGDQSGDGTPSSGDQSGDGNSSSGGQPGDGTPSGGGQPGQATPSPGDQPGDGTPSAGDRQGYSTPPPGRPPRNGRPPGPPPPPGPPSEWPDVGPAINGQPPDTLAAVVRDGKVTLSGKRDPESTTEILAIPAALHPLLANVPADGRAHGRDLGDLGEYRLAARDDDGSTVVIGLPMKPVDDTVRDLVIIESALAAAALLLAGGAGALIVRRSLRPLERVAATAAQVSELPLDRGEVALSVRVPAADTDPDTEVGRVGAALNRMLTHVSDALAARHASETRVRQFVADASHELRTPLAAIRGYAELTRRNREPVPADVLHAIRRVESESARMTTLVEDLLLLARLDAGRPLAAGAVDLTAMVVDAVGDAHVAGPDHHWRLDLPPEAVLVDGDALRLHQVLANLLANARTHTPPGSIVVTSLTTDAGSAVLVVADDGPGIPADQQREVFERFARGDSSRSRAAGSTGLGLAIVAAVVDAHRGTVTVDSEPGQTVFTVRLPLFTDDDPETGQLPPG